A window of the Nisaea acidiphila genome harbors these coding sequences:
- the speD gene encoding adenosylmethionine decarboxylase, which yields MDRNIAFADLGMDSDTQPSRTNSDTTGTAYDTNGTVVQLSPTHSDESLDHFVKKDGLVFAGTHLIIDLVGASRLDELEHVEETLKEAVEVSGATLLHIHLHHFTPNGGVSGVAVLAESHISIHTWPERGYAALDVFMCGDAEPHKAIEVLRRAFRPDTIQLNDLKRGLTV from the coding sequence ATGGATCGCAACATCGCCTTCGCTGATTTGGGGATGGACTCGGATACTCAGCCGAGCAGAACCAATTCCGACACCACCGGCACGGCCTACGATACGAATGGCACGGTCGTTCAACTTTCGCCGACCCATTCCGATGAGTCGCTCGATCATTTCGTGAAGAAGGACGGGCTGGTCTTCGCCGGCACGCACCTGATCATCGATCTGGTCGGTGCCTCCCGTCTCGACGAGCTCGAGCATGTGGAGGAGACGCTGAAGGAAGCCGTCGAGGTTTCCGGCGCCACGCTTCTGCATATTCACCTGCACCACTTCACGCCGAATGGCGGGGTGTCCGGTGTGGCGGTACTGGCGGAGTCGCATATCAGCATTCACACCTGGCCGGAGCGGGGCTATGCCGCGCTTGACGTCTTCATGTGTGGCGATGCCGAACCGCACAAGGCCATTGAAGTGCTGCGCCGGGCGTTCCGTCCGGACACGATCCAGCTAAATGACCTGAAGCGGGGCCTGACCGTATGA
- the apaG gene encoding Co2+/Mg2+ efflux protein ApaG encodes MYSEVTGAIRVVVQPQYLPDHSDPDEHRFVWAYSVKIENIGEETVQLRARHWRITDALGREQTVDGPGVVGEQPMIQPGGSFEYTSGTPLGTSSGFMSGHYDMTGPDGQMFQVSVPSFSLDLPKAAERPH; translated from the coding sequence TTGTATAGCGAAGTGACAGGCGCGATCCGGGTTGTCGTTCAGCCGCAGTATCTCCCCGACCACTCCGATCCGGACGAACACAGGTTCGTCTGGGCGTACAGTGTCAAGATCGAGAACATCGGGGAGGAGACCGTTCAACTGCGTGCGCGTCACTGGCGGATCACCGACGCGCTCGGGCGCGAGCAGACCGTCGACGGGCCGGGCGTGGTGGGCGAACAGCCAATGATCCAGCCCGGCGGATCTTTCGAATATACGAGCGGGACGCCGCTCGGCACGTCATCCGGTTTCATGAGCGGCCATTACGACATGACCGGACCGGACGGACAGATGTTTCAAGTTTCGGTGCCCAGTTTCTCTCTGGACCTTCCGAAAGCGGCCGAACGGCCACACTGA
- a CDS encoding glycosyltransferase family 2 protein gives MQQTSVVAVVVSYRPDERLFRALDALAPQVARIVVVDNGSGVETVDRLRAAARAGADKLSLILNEENAGLAAAQNQGIRQALDEGADWVLLMDDDSIPGPEMVASQLSAHAAHSAADSIGLVAPLIGDAEGTLKARAYVSKHAFDFRPVRFGAGDVLDDVAFAMASGSLIRADVFRDVGLMREDFFVDYIDFEFAFRMRRGGWKLIAVGDARLQHRLGEFEQKTLFGRQFCFNSHSSFRRYHIYRNRMRVWWAHGFRLPAFFAFEAASIGIDLAKLILLEDDKLDKLGAIGRGVMHALLGRSGVKAG, from the coding sequence ATGCAGCAGACTAGCGTTGTCGCGGTCGTTGTTTCCTACAGGCCTGACGAGCGACTGTTCCGCGCGCTGGATGCGCTGGCGCCGCAGGTTGCGCGGATCGTCGTGGTGGATAACGGCTCCGGCGTTGAGACGGTCGACCGGTTGCGCGCCGCGGCGCGCGCGGGTGCGGACAAGCTGTCGCTGATCCTGAACGAGGAGAATGCGGGCCTTGCCGCCGCGCAGAACCAGGGCATAAGGCAGGCGCTGGACGAGGGCGCGGACTGGGTGCTGCTGATGGACGACGACAGCATCCCCGGTCCGGAGATGGTCGCGTCCCAGCTCTCCGCGCACGCGGCACATTCCGCGGCGGACAGTATCGGTCTCGTCGCGCCGCTGATCGGGGACGCGGAAGGCACGCTCAAGGCCCGGGCCTATGTCTCGAAGCATGCCTTCGATTTCCGCCCGGTCCGGTTCGGCGCCGGCGACGTGCTGGACGACGTCGCCTTCGCCATGGCTTCGGGAAGTCTGATCCGGGCCGATGTGTTCCGCGACGTCGGACTGATGCGCGAGGATTTCTTCGTCGACTATATCGATTTCGAGTTCGCCTTCCGCATGCGGCGCGGCGGCTGGAAACTGATCGCGGTCGGCGATGCCCGCCTGCAGCACCGGCTCGGCGAGTTCGAGCAGAAGACGCTGTTCGGCCGCCAGTTCTGCTTCAACAGCCATTCGAGCTTTCGCCGCTACCACATCTACCGCAACCGGATGCGGGTCTGGTGGGCGCACGGTTTCCGTCTGCCGGCCTTCTTCGCCTTCGAGGCGGCCTCCATTGGGATCGATCTCGCCAAGCTGATCCTGCTGGAGGACGACAAGCTTGACAAACTGGGCGCGATTGGGCGCGGGGTGATGCACGCGCTGCTCGGAAGGAGCGGAGTGAAGGCGGGTTAG
- the speE gene encoding polyamine aminopropyltransferase codes for MSEWFNETLHSGYGQRLTMDKVLFRERTEHQDLVIFENAVFGRVMALDGIVQTTEGDEFVYHEMLTHVPILAHGRVKRVLIIGGGDGGMAREALRHASVEQVTMVEIDRSVVDMCVKHLPSISNGAFDNPRLDLQIADGAKFVEETDGKWDVIIVDSTDPIGPGEVLFRESFYKACKRCLTDGGILVTQNGVPFVQGSEVTNSFDRLGPHFDDVWFYTAAVPTYQGGLMAFGWATDDSALRQRPVAEIASRFAGASLDCNYYTPEAHVAAFGLPAFIRRLMRAK; via the coding sequence ATGAGTGAGTGGTTCAACGAAACCCTCCACAGCGGATACGGCCAGCGGCTGACTATGGACAAGGTGCTCTTCCGGGAGCGGACGGAGCACCAGGATCTCGTCATCTTCGAGAATGCGGTCTTCGGGCGCGTCATGGCGCTCGACGGCATCGTGCAGACCACCGAGGGTGACGAGTTCGTCTATCACGAGATGCTGACCCACGTGCCGATCCTGGCCCATGGCCGGGTGAAGCGCGTGCTGATCATCGGAGGCGGCGACGGCGGCATGGCCCGCGAGGCCCTGCGTCACGCTTCCGTCGAGCAGGTGACGATGGTCGAGATCGATCGCAGCGTCGTCGACATGTGCGTCAAACACCTGCCGTCGATCAGCAATGGCGCCTTCGACAATCCGCGGCTCGACCTGCAGATCGCCGACGGAGCGAAGTTCGTCGAGGAGACGGACGGCAAGTGGGACGTGATCATCGTCGACTCGACCGATCCGATCGGCCCCGGCGAAGTGCTGTTCCGCGAAAGTTTCTACAAGGCCTGCAAGCGCTGCCTGACCGATGGCGGGATTCTTGTGACCCAAAACGGTGTTCCCTTCGTCCAGGGCAGCGAGGTCACGAACAGCTTCGACCGTCTCGGCCCGCATTTCGACGATGTCTGGTTTTACACAGCGGCCGTGCCGACCTACCAGGGCGGCCTGATGGCCTTCGGCTGGGCGACGGACGACAGCGCTTTGCGCCAGCGGCCTGTCGCGGAGATCGCTTCCCGTTTCGCCGGTGCGAGTCTCGACTGCAATTACTATACACCCGAGGCTCATGTTGCCGCGTTTGGACTGCCCGCCTTTATCCGCAGGTTGATGCGGGCAAAGTAG
- a CDS encoding calcium-binding protein has product MVSSTVDDLGSLATLTADTGTLTITSGTLVASSLDSARGYATITVNSNAAHEITFAQNYLFSSSGTITISFNSTLGVTVSGVNLLGTQTKVNASLTSAEDTFSGGPDNDTVTAGDGNDVLYGGVGLGADLLYGGGANDLLYGNTGNDFLYGNAGTDTIFAGKGDDSAFGGGETDRIIGGAGNDSLFGNSGDDFLYGNTGADLLVGGTGNDGLFSGQDADTISAGAGNDTVAAGAGNDLVSAEAGADLVKGHAGDDTLYGGDDADTLSGGEGSDLIFGDSGSDIVYGNQSNDTISGGDGNDALYGGSGDDLLMGDAGADVLVGNGGNDTVVGGDGADTISMLGGNQGNDVFNDFNTAEDKILVNTGTTFSAALSGGNALVTLSDGSTITLVGVSDSAVSDNLFIFG; this is encoded by the coding sequence ATGGTCTCCTCTACAGTAGACGACTTAGGTAGTCTCGCAACACTGACCGCCGACACCGGAACCTTGACGATCACGTCGGGAACCCTGGTGGCAAGCAGTCTGGATAGTGCCCGCGGATATGCGACAATCACCGTAAACAGCAACGCTGCGCACGAGATCACGTTCGCGCAGAACTATCTTTTCAGTTCCTCCGGAACCATCACGATTTCGTTCAACAGCACGCTCGGCGTCACAGTGTCCGGCGTCAATCTGCTTGGCACGCAGACCAAGGTTAACGCGAGCCTGACTTCGGCGGAGGATACGTTCAGCGGCGGCCCCGACAACGACACCGTCACGGCCGGGGACGGCAATGACGTCCTCTACGGAGGCGTCGGCCTCGGCGCGGACCTGCTCTATGGCGGAGGGGCGAATGACCTGCTTTACGGAAATACCGGTAATGACTTCCTGTACGGAAATGCAGGTACAGACACGATTTTCGCCGGCAAAGGCGACGATTCGGCCTTCGGGGGCGGCGAAACCGACAGGATTATAGGCGGAGCCGGAAACGACTCTCTTTTCGGTAATTCCGGCGACGATTTTCTGTATGGAAACACCGGGGCCGATCTGCTTGTCGGCGGGACCGGCAATGACGGCCTTTTCAGCGGCCAGGATGCGGACACGATATCGGCCGGGGCCGGAAACGATACCGTTGCTGCCGGAGCCGGGAACGATCTTGTGTCGGCGGAAGCCGGTGCGGATCTCGTCAAAGGGCATGCGGGCGACGACACGCTCTATGGCGGGGATGATGCCGACACCCTGTCCGGAGGCGAAGGCAGCGACCTGATCTTCGGCGACAGCGGATCCGATATCGTTTACGGCAACCAGTCCAACGACACTATTTCCGGCGGGGACGGAAACGACGCACTCTATGGCGGATCGGGCGACGACCTCCTTATGGGAGATGCCGGCGCGGACGTGCTGGTCGGGAATGGCGGGAACGATACCGTGGTCGGCGGCGACGGCGCGGACACGATCTCCATGCTCGGCGGGAATCAGGGCAACGACGTCTTCAACGATTTCAATACCGCCGAGGACAAGATTCTCGTGAACACCGGTACGACCTTCTCCGCGGCATTGTCCGGTGGTAACGCCCTGGTCACCCTCAGCGACGGCAGCACAATCACCCTCGTCGGCGTCTCCGACAGCGCGGTCAGCGACAACCTGTTCATCTTCGGCTAA
- a CDS encoding DJ-1/PfpI family protein: protein MQDKPLTGKNIAIMVANGFDEIEFVEPQKKLLGAGATVKAVSRANGLVNGWYDGSWGHFFPVDADLADTLAVDYDGLVVPGGVRGVEKLAEDPHGQRIVKAFLRAGMPVALIGDAVSLLVTVEDAKGRTVTSSADAREALEAAGASWEETASVTEGNLVTANGSEGIADLVQSFSELVAAYDSEVTEAA from the coding sequence ATGCAGGACAAGCCGCTCACCGGAAAAAATATTGCAATCATGGTCGCCAACGGGTTTGACGAGATCGAGTTCGTCGAGCCGCAAAAGAAATTGTTGGGCGCCGGCGCGACGGTGAAAGCCGTTTCTCGCGCCAATGGCCTGGTCAATGGTTGGTACGATGGCTCCTGGGGCCATTTCTTCCCGGTTGACGCGGATCTGGCCGATACTCTTGCGGTGGATTACGACGGCCTCGTCGTCCCGGGCGGTGTTCGCGGCGTCGAGAAACTGGCGGAAGACCCCCACGGCCAGCGCATTGTGAAAGCCTTCCTGCGCGCCGGCATGCCGGTCGCGCTGATCGGTGACGCGGTGTCCCTGCTTGTGACCGTCGAAGACGCGAAGGGCCGGACCGTTACGTCGTCCGCCGATGCGCGCGAAGCCCTTGAGGCTGCCGGCGCGAGCTGGGAAGAGACCGCTTCCGTGACCGAAGGCAACCTCGTGACCGCGAACGGCAGCGAAGGCATCGCCGACCTCGTGCAGAGCTTCTCCGAGCTCGTTGCCGCCTATGATAGCGAGGTCACCGAGGCCGCCTAA
- a CDS encoding DUF4347 domain-containing protein: protein MLDAQLAPAVPIAKHTAAQTLFFIDHEVLDPEILISGLASGTTVHYLPPVGNPFDAIAAAVEAHEHGARKLVLLSHGSTGMLRLCGRKIDIRALRRDVRRLKRIRSALAQDAEITLMACAAGAGAIGRAFLRTLEDSLNATVHGANSEIGGAMGWEALPAVRNHINTAALAAYPHRLSNLVEGNQIVATDETLTGGSGVDFISGYGGNDLLQGFAENDVLRGGSGNDTLSGGSGIDTMSGGDGDDLLVLATGELPTSAGLAEVIDGGAGNDVLTLGSGSHIFTHTLISNVETISGSSGGDTITAHASTAQNYALGGGNDVISGSSGADTISGEAGSDSIFGLGGSDVISGGDGDDSLAGGDGTDILVGGSGNDTYFGTAAQFNGDTISGLAAGDQIIVSGNTSLATSLNGNTVGSTISLGSETINLSGSAANLQISGSVSSGNSVLTITAVPAASGSGGSGSGSVTVSDSSTENTTGGARTITNSGSSSGSAAIVENTGNGGNVVTATLPPSTSILSEGPASAQTGTDAVTTLVSAIDGRDSSGESQLISGAQTYLNKLATNSTLDIRTLIPTTTSTTSSGDPIVISGSSSSGQSEAFVIDLRSMPSGTTLQLDNIEFASVIGQATVSGGAGQNFVTGDDASQFISLGAEDDTLMGGGGDDTIGSGYGEDILYGNQGADSVFGGGGMDTLYGGQDGDTVLGNNDDDVLYGNRGGDTLFGGENEDAVFGGQDNDIVYGNQGEDTLAGNLGDDQLYGGQGNDIVSGSEGNDFIAGNKGDDTLVGGSGADTFYFEFEGGNDQVSDFTAGEDTLAFESGLTYSAADSGGNTVITTSDGGTITLIGVSKSSLGLAATAGWDLA from the coding sequence ATGCTCGACGCCCAGCTCGCTCCTGCCGTTCCGATTGCAAAACACACAGCCGCGCAGACCCTCTTCTTCATCGACCACGAGGTCCTCGATCCGGAAATCCTGATTTCCGGGCTGGCCTCGGGAACAACCGTTCATTACCTGCCCCCGGTCGGCAATCCGTTCGATGCGATCGCAGCGGCCGTGGAAGCGCACGAGCATGGCGCCCGCAAGCTGGTCCTGCTCTCGCATGGCTCCACCGGAATGCTGCGGCTATGCGGACGCAAGATCGACATCCGGGCGCTCAGGCGGGATGTGAGGCGCCTGAAGCGGATCCGATCGGCGCTCGCGCAGGATGCGGAGATCACCTTGATGGCCTGCGCCGCAGGCGCCGGCGCGATCGGACGAGCATTCCTCAGAACTCTCGAGGATTCTCTCAACGCGACCGTCCACGGCGCCAATTCCGAAATCGGCGGGGCAATGGGCTGGGAAGCGCTGCCGGCAGTGCGGAACCACATAAATACCGCGGCTCTGGCAGCCTATCCGCACCGGCTTTCCAATCTGGTCGAGGGAAATCAGATTGTTGCAACCGATGAGACGCTCACCGGAGGATCCGGCGTCGACTTCATCTCAGGCTATGGCGGCAACGACCTGCTTCAGGGCTTCGCCGAAAACGACGTTCTGAGGGGCGGCAGCGGAAACGACACCCTCTCCGGAGGAAGCGGTATCGATACGATGTCCGGCGGCGATGGCGATGACCTTCTCGTCCTCGCAACCGGAGAACTGCCGACCTCCGCCGGACTGGCCGAAGTCATCGACGGCGGCGCCGGAAACGACGTGCTTACCCTCGGCAGCGGTTCCCACATCTTTACGCACACCTTGATTTCCAACGTCGAGACGATTTCCGGAAGCTCGGGCGGCGACACGATCACCGCCCATGCCTCGACCGCACAGAACTATGCGCTCGGCGGCGGGAACGACGTCATATCGGGCAGCAGCGGCGCGGACACGATCTCCGGCGAAGCGGGCAGCGACTCGATTTTCGGCCTCGGCGGGTCGGACGTGATCTCGGGGGGTGACGGCGACGACAGCCTCGCCGGTGGCGACGGAACCGATATTCTCGTCGGCGGCAGCGGCAACGACACCTATTTCGGGACCGCGGCGCAATTCAATGGCGACACCATCTCGGGACTTGCGGCCGGCGACCAGATCATCGTTTCAGGCAACACCAGCCTCGCGACCTCGCTCAACGGCAACACCGTCGGCTCCACAATCAGCCTCGGCTCCGAGACCATCAATCTCTCCGGCTCCGCCGCCAACCTGCAGATTTCCGGTTCTGTCAGCAGCGGAAACTCGGTTCTGACCATAACGGCCGTACCGGCTGCATCAGGATCAGGCGGCTCGGGTTCGGGCTCGGTAACCGTGTCGGACAGTTCCACGGAGAATACGACCGGCGGCGCCCGCACCATCACGAACAGCGGCTCCAGCTCCGGAAGTGCGGCGATCGTCGAGAATACCGGAAACGGCGGCAATGTCGTGACCGCGACACTGCCGCCATCCACCAGCATCCTCTCGGAAGGACCGGCCTCGGCGCAGACCGGTACCGACGCCGTAACAACTCTCGTCAGCGCGATCGACGGCAGGGATTCAAGCGGCGAGAGCCAGCTGATCAGCGGCGCCCAGACCTATCTGAACAAGCTGGCGACGAACTCGACGCTCGATATCCGGACGCTGATCCCGACCACGACCTCCACGACCTCATCCGGCGATCCGATCGTGATCAGCGGCAGCAGCAGCAGCGGGCAATCGGAAGCTTTCGTCATTGACCTTCGCTCGATGCCCTCCGGCACCACCCTGCAGCTCGACAATATCGAGTTCGCCTCGGTGATCGGTCAGGCCACGGTGAGCGGCGGGGCGGGCCAGAATTTCGTGACCGGCGACGATGCAAGCCAGTTCATCTCGCTCGGAGCCGAGGACGACACGCTGATGGGCGGCGGCGGCGACGACACGATCGGCTCCGGCTACGGCGAGGACATCCTCTACGGCAACCAGGGCGCGGACAGCGTCTTCGGCGGCGGCGGCATGGACACGCTCTATGGCGGCCAGGATGGCGATACCGTGCTCGGAAACAACGACGACGACGTGCTCTACGGCAATCGCGGCGGCGATACATTGTTCGGCGGCGAGAACGAGGACGCGGTCTTCGGCGGCCAGGACAACGACATCGTCTACGGGAACCAGGGTGAAGACACCCTCGCCGGCAATCTCGGCGACGACCAGCTCTATGGCGGTCAAGGCAACGATATCGTTTCGGGCAGCGAGGGGAACGATTTCATCGCCGGCAACAAGGGCGACGACACGCTTGTCGGCGGCAGCGGTGCCGATACCTTCTATTTCGAATTCGAGGGAGGTAACGACCAGGTCAGTGACTTCACCGCCGGCGAGGACACACTGGCATTTGAGAGCGGCCTCACCTACAGCGCGGCCGACAGCGGCGGCAACACGGTGATCACCACGTCGGACGGCGGGACCATCACGCTGATCGGAGTCTCCAAATCCAGTCTCGGCCTGGCGGCCACCGCAGGGTGGGATCTCGCCTGA
- a CDS encoding RidA family protein, whose translation MTAPVFHLMDRAPAPVAPYSHAVEIDGWCLITGQLATDPDEDAKPLPDGIEAQTRRTMENLRLVLEGLGLDFSHVVSARVFLTEFERDYEAMNTVYAEYFGADTRPARTCIGVTGIARKALVEIDCIAYRPAKKVR comes from the coding sequence ATGACAGCACCGGTATTTCACCTGATGGACCGGGCACCGGCGCCCGTCGCGCCTTACAGCCATGCGGTCGAGATCGACGGCTGGTGCCTGATCACGGGGCAACTTGCGACAGACCCCGACGAAGACGCGAAACCGCTCCCGGACGGGATCGAGGCGCAGACGCGGCGCACGATGGAGAATCTCCGCCTCGTGCTCGAGGGGCTTGGGCTCGATTTTAGCCATGTTGTCTCGGCGCGCGTGTTCCTGACCGAATTCGAACGCGACTACGAGGCGATGAACACCGTTTATGCGGAGTATTTCGGTGCCGATACGCGCCCGGCGCGGACCTGTATCGGGGTCACGGGCATTGCCCGGAAAGCGCTTGTCGAGATCGACTGCATCGCATACCGGCCAGCGAAAAAAGTGAGGTAG
- a CDS encoding adenylate/guanylate cyclase domain-containing protein, producing the protein MNAPATNGDPPGRIYPPFVTLLRRSCRRQDEFAPCALSGLEDWLLGDAVEASDMLALFETFVWRLGAAGLPIDRASLHVGTLHPQVFGYAWNWDRETGICDEIKVAEESLNTDAYRRNPIFRVIEFGESVYKRVDRLEDRGDSPLLAELAGAGYTEYAAAPLRASTSLHNAVTLATKQDGGFTKEQAALLKRLYRFLALHVERHVATLISGNVLDTYLGQAAGAQVLQGTIKRGSGAPIDAIIWVSDLRGFTARADRLPGPAMLKILNAYFDQLVGAVTANRGEVLKFIGDGLLAVFPYQTYSSKSAAADAALTAANTAQSALAELNVATPDPYPEIPEWRPLETGIALHAGSVFFGNMGSPERLDFTVIGPAVNAAARVESLCKELGRPLLLTQAVADLLSRDLRDLGAYRLKGVSEPVRLFVPEG; encoded by the coding sequence ATGAACGCGCCTGCTACCAATGGCGATCCACCGGGCCGGATCTATCCGCCCTTTGTCACCCTGCTAAGGCGAAGTTGCCGGAGGCAGGATGAGTTCGCGCCGTGCGCCCTCTCGGGACTCGAGGATTGGCTGCTGGGAGATGCGGTCGAGGCCTCAGACATGCTCGCTCTTTTCGAGACCTTCGTATGGCGCCTCGGTGCCGCCGGCTTGCCGATAGACCGGGCGAGCCTGCATGTCGGCACGCTGCATCCGCAAGTCTTCGGATATGCATGGAACTGGGATCGCGAAACCGGAATATGCGACGAGATCAAGGTCGCCGAAGAGAGCCTGAATACTGATGCTTATCGGCGCAATCCGATTTTCCGAGTAATCGAGTTCGGAGAATCGGTCTACAAGCGGGTCGATAGGCTGGAAGATCGCGGGGATTCACCGCTTTTGGCCGAGTTGGCGGGCGCTGGGTATACGGAGTATGCAGCCGCGCCGCTCCGAGCCTCGACAAGCCTGCATAATGCGGTAACTCTCGCGACTAAACAGGACGGTGGCTTCACCAAAGAGCAAGCGGCCCTGCTTAAAAGGCTTTACCGCTTTCTCGCGCTTCATGTCGAACGCCATGTCGCCACGCTGATTTCGGGCAATGTGCTCGACACATATCTCGGACAGGCTGCAGGCGCGCAAGTATTGCAGGGCACAATAAAACGCGGCTCGGGCGCGCCAATCGACGCGATTATATGGGTCTCTGACCTACGTGGTTTCACGGCGCGCGCAGACCGGCTGCCAGGTCCGGCAATGCTGAAGATACTGAACGCCTATTTCGACCAGCTCGTCGGCGCGGTCACCGCCAATCGGGGCGAAGTGCTCAAGTTCATCGGTGACGGCCTTCTGGCCGTGTTTCCCTACCAAACCTACAGCAGCAAGAGTGCCGCGGCAGACGCGGCGCTCACCGCAGCGAACACGGCGCAAAGCGCACTTGCAGAGCTGAACGTCGCAACGCCGGATCCTTACCCGGAAATACCTGAATGGCGCCCGCTGGAAACCGGTATCGCGCTTCACGCCGGTTCCGTCTTCTTCGGCAATATGGGATCTCCAGAACGTCTCGACTTCACGGTTATCGGACCGGCTGTCAACGCGGCCGCGCGCGTCGAGAGTCTCTGCAAGGAACTCGGTCGGCCGCTACTACTGACCCAAGCGGTCGCAGACCTTCTCTCGCGTGATCTACGCGATCTCGGCGCATATCGTCTGAAAGGCGTCAGCGAGCCTGTGAGGCTGTTCGTTCCGGAAGGCTAA
- a CDS encoding YqaA family protein: protein MISELGAYGGLFLISFAAATFFPAQSEIGLVALILTEDYSLPLLLAVASLGNTLGSVVNWVLGRFVDRFSGRKWFPLSQKQMDRACGWYRKYGQWSLLLSWAPFIGDPLTFAAGILREPFWMFLLLVSIAKTGRYIIVAWAAGGLSGF, encoded by the coding sequence TTGATTTCCGAACTCGGCGCCTATGGCGGGCTTTTCCTGATCTCCTTCGCCGCCGCCACGTTTTTCCCCGCGCAGTCCGAAATCGGCCTCGTCGCCCTGATCCTGACGGAGGATTACTCGCTTCCGCTCCTGCTCGCGGTCGCGTCGCTCGGCAACACGCTCGGCTCGGTAGTGAACTGGGTGCTCGGCCGTTTCGTCGACCGTTTCAGCGGCCGCAAATGGTTTCCGCTCTCGCAGAAACAGATGGACCGAGCCTGCGGCTGGTACCGGAAATACGGGCAATGGAGCCTGCTGCTCAGCTGGGCACCCTTCATCGGCGACCCGCTCACCTTCGCGGCCGGCATCCTGCGCGAGCCGTTCTGGATGTTTCTGCTGCTCGTCTCGATCGCGAAAACCGGGCGCTACATCATCGTCGCCTGGGCTGCGGGGGGCTTGTCCGGCTTCTGA
- a CDS encoding glycosyltransferase family 2 protein: MASGTPIISVLVVAYNSGAHLPRCLAAVEAQTCRDFELLVLDNGSTDGSVIDLSAMTVPARLERSAENLGFAAGNNRLAGTANGKWLALLNPDAFPEPDWLEAVMKATAQYPGVSVFGSTQLLDEAPELLDGAGDHYSPLGLAWRGDRMKPASIMTQDGEVMGPCAAAGIYRRDAFRAVGGFAESFFCYYEDVDLGLRLRLAGERCIQLAGARVRHVASAITGQNSDFSRYHITRNRIWTFLRCMPFPVFQLVLPLLLAQLTLIVVLGPVRGDGPVRRRAIRDAFVNFRTVMKQRAEIQGNRKASLRAFLGALSWNPAKLFGAKGDRRPIRRENKAGAVPPTGVEHAAD, encoded by the coding sequence ATGGCCTCCGGCACTCCGATAATTTCCGTTCTCGTCGTCGCCTATAATTCGGGCGCGCATCTGCCGCGCTGCCTTGCGGCGGTGGAGGCGCAGACCTGCCGCGATTTCGAACTCCTGGTGCTCGATAACGGATCGACGGATGGAAGCGTGATCGATCTTTCCGCGATGACCGTGCCGGCTCGGCTTGAGCGGAGCGCCGAGAATCTCGGATTTGCCGCCGGTAATAACAGGCTTGCCGGGACCGCGAACGGGAAGTGGCTTGCCTTGCTCAATCCGGACGCCTTTCCGGAGCCGGATTGGCTTGAGGCGGTTATGAAGGCGACAGCGCAATATCCCGGCGTCTCGGTTTTCGGCTCGACCCAGCTGCTGGACGAGGCGCCGGAGCTGCTCGATGGCGCGGGCGATCATTACAGCCCGCTCGGACTCGCCTGGCGAGGCGACCGGATGAAGCCGGCTTCGATAATGACGCAGGACGGAGAGGTCATGGGCCCCTGCGCCGCTGCCGGGATTTACCGGCGCGACGCGTTCCGCGCCGTCGGCGGCTTCGCCGAAAGCTTTTTCTGCTACTACGAGGATGTCGATCTGGGGCTCCGCCTGCGTCTCGCCGGCGAGCGCTGTATCCAGCTCGCAGGCGCGCGGGTCCGGCACGTCGCCTCCGCGATCACGGGGCAGAACTCGGATTTCTCGCGCTATCACATCACGCGCAACCGGATCTGGACCTTCCTGCGATGCATGCCGTTCCCTGTCTTCCAGCTCGTACTGCCCCTGCTGTTGGCGCAGCTCACGCTGATCGTCGTGCTGGGCCCGGTGCGCGGCGACGGTCCGGTGCGGCGGCGCGCGATTCGTGACGCCTTCGTGAATTTCCGCACTGTCATGAAGCAGCGGGCGGAGATACAAGGAAACCGGAAAGCAAGCCTCCGCGCGTTTCTCGGCGCGCTGAGCTGGAACCCGGCGAAGCTGTTCGGGGCAAAAGGGGACCGGCGGCCGATACGCCGGGAGAATAAGGCGGGCGCGGTCCCGCCAACCGGGGTGGAGCATGCAGCAGACTAG
- a CDS encoding DUF1289 domain-containing protein — protein sequence MSDIPSPCVAVCQIDRESGYCLGCWRTIEEIAGWARLDNAERLRIVSELHDRRGAVAPRPRRRNRRRAGRDTDTGTADLGD from the coding sequence ATGTCCGATATTCCCTCCCCCTGCGTCGCCGTCTGTCAGATCGACCGCGAGAGCGGCTACTGTCTCGGTTGCTGGCGCACCATCGAGGAAATCGCGGGCTGGGCACGGTTGGACAATGCCGAACGGCTCCGGATCGTCAGTGAGTTGCATGACCGCAGGGGCGCTGTGGCGCCGCGGCCGAGGCGGCGTAATCGGCGCAGGGCGGGACGCGATACGGATACGGGCACGGCAGATCTGGGAGACTGA